The following is a genomic window from Pseudomonas parafulva.
CAGGGGTCTGCGCCCTTGCAGGGGTATGGCTGCTACGAAGGGCGGGATGAGCCTAGCCTTGGCGTAAATGAAAAAGCCGACCCTAGGGTCTAATGCTGTTCACTTAATATCTGTATTGCTGGAATTAGGGCTGCTGCGCAGCCCATCGCGACGCAAGGCCGCTCCCACAGGGTCCGTACAGCCCCATGTTTCAGGGTTTGCGCGGACTTTGTGGGAGCGGCCTTGTGCCGCGAAAGGGCCGCGAAGCGGACCCAGCATTCTTTAAGTGAACAGCATTACGACCCTAGGGTCGACTATTTGCTGGCCGCTGCGCAGAGCCTAGGCTGGCCGCAGTCATTTCTTCGATTTTGGTACGCGTACCAGCCGGGTTTCGGAGTAGATGTCATGCCAACTGCGTTTGTGCTTGTCGATCAGCGACCAGATAAAGCCCAGGCCCAGGCACAGCCAGGACGCGATCGAGACCACGAAGCGCAGTAGAGCCTGCCACAATGTGATGGCGCTGCCGTCGGCATTCTGTACGCGCACTCCCCAGACCTGCATGCCCAGCGTCTGGCCGCCGTGGGTCCAGAACTTGGCGAAGAAGCCGAACAGTGCGAACAGCAGTACCGTGGACAGCAGCGGGTCGCCATCCAGCGCGCCCGCCTCGGTGAGCGCTCGCATGCGAGCCTCGCCGATGATCGACATCTGGATCAGCTTGTAGACGCCCGCCGTCACGATCAGCAGGGCCGTGCAGAGCAGGAAGTCGTAGAACATCGCTGCCAGGCGTCGGCCAAGGCCGACAGGCGGGAATTCACCCTGGGGAGTGAGCAAGGGCTTGGTCATGCACGGTGGCTCCGAAAGACGAAGCCGCCATTCTACGGTTAAAAAAAAGCCCCTGCACTTGGCAGGGGCTTTTTCGAAGCCGGATCGGCTTACTCTGCAACCTGAACCTTGTCAGCTTGCATGCCTTTCTGGCCTTGCACGGCTTCGAAGGTGACCTTCTGGCCTTCTTTCAGGCTCTTGAAGCCATTGCCTTCGATCGCGCGGAAGTGAACGAACAGATCCGCACCGCTTTCGGGGGTAATGAAGCCGTAACCTTTCTCGTCATTGAACCACTTGACGGTACCGTTCTGACGCTCAGCCATTTTCTTGCTTCCTATGAATCTTTAGATAGTGATTTCAGTTTCTTTCGTTTTGGAAGGACGAAAGAGTACTGGGCTGGGTTGCAGGAAAGTAAGAGACGTCAGACGGGTTGTAGCAAAATTCGGCTACTGGCCCAGGTCACGAACTGTTGCGACCCATGCAAACACAGTGAGCCGACTCTACGCCAACTCTCGCGACAAAAACAAGCCCCGAATCGCCTCCAGATCAGGCTTTTGCCGATTACCGACACAATGGTCGCAAACAGCATGGCGCCTGGGCTGGCGCCATGTTCGAAAGTTATTAAATGGGTTCGCAATCGAATAAGCGAGCGCTTAATGAATTACCTTCAACCTCGGTAGTAACGCGGCACAACGAAAGGCATTTTGCTGACCCTCAAGGCAACTTGTTTGCCCCGCACCACGGCGAACAGCGGCGTTTCCAATGCACTGTGTTCGCTATCGACATACCCCATCGCCACAGGCGCATTCAATGTCGGTCCGAAGCCGCCACTGGACACCCTTCCGACCGTCTTGCCGGTGCCATCGACGATGTCGGCACCTTCTCGAACCGGCGTGCGCTCCTGTGGCAGCAGGCCGACGCGCTTGCGGGCCACGCCCTCACGCTGCTGCTCGAACACCCGCTCAGCGCCTGGGAAACCGCCCGCACGCGCGCCGTCGGCGCGACGGGCCTTGGACACGGCCCACCACAAGCTGGCTTGCACTGCGCTGGTGTCAGGGTCCATGTCGTGTCCATACAGGCACAGCCCGGCTTCCAGGCGCAGCGAGTCGCGGGCGCCGAGGCCGATCGGCTGCACTTCGGGTTCGGCCAGCAGGCGCCGCGCCAGGGCTTCGGCGTGCTCCGTGGGTACCGAGATCTCGTAGCCGTCTTCGCCGGTGTAGCCAGAGCGACTGATCAGGCAATCCGCCTCGAGCAGCGTCACGCGCCGCACCTGCATGAAGGTCATCTGCGCCACTTCAGGTGCCAGGCGCTGCAGCACCGAGGCCGCTGCCGGGCCTTGCAGTGCCAGCAGGGCGCGCGTCTCGAACAGCGGTTGCACCTCGCAACGGGCGCCCAGATGCTCGCGCAGATGGGCCAGGTCCTGCTCCTTGCAGGCGGCGTTGACCACCAGAAAGAGCGTGTCGTCGCCGAGATTGGCGACCATCAGGTCATCGAGGATGCCGCCCTGTTCGTCGGTGAACAGCGCATAGCGCTGGGTGCCGACCGGCAGGTCGACGATGTCCACCGGCACCAAGCTTTCCAGGGCGGTCGCCGCTCCAGGCCCGTGCAGCAGGATCTGGCCCATGTGCGAGACGTCGAACAATCCCGCCTGGCTGCGGGTGTGCAGGTGTTCCTTGAGTACGCCCAGCGGGTACTGCACGGGCATGTCGTAGCCGGCGAACGGCACCATGCGTGCGCCCAGCTCCAGGTGAAGGGCGTGCAGCGGGGTCTTGAGCAGTGTGGCGGTCATCGATGACTCCTTGGAATGTGGTCCAGCCCTGCGCGCGAGCGGCAAGTGGCATTCGCGCGCAGGCCTTGCTGAGGCGGCGACGTTGGCGGCCTCAGACGTCCTGATAGCTTTCGATCGACGGGCAGGCGCAGACCAGGTTGCGGTCGCCGTACACGTTGTCGACGCGACCCACCGGCGGCCAGTACTTGTTGTCCATCAGGCTGGCCACTGGATACACCGCTTGCTCGCGGCTATACCCGTGTGCCCAGTCCCCGACCAGCTCGGCTGCGGTGTGCGGGGCGTTCTTCAGCGGGTTGTCGTCCCTGTCCAGGCTGCCGTTCTCTACCGCGCGAATCTCTTCGCGAATCTGGATCATCGCCTCGCAGAAGCGGTCCAGTTCCTGGCGCGACTCGCTCTCGGTCGGCTCGATCATCAGCGTGCCGGCCACCGGGAAGGACATGGTCGGGGCATGGAAACCGAAGTCGATCAGGCGCTTGGCCACATCATCGACGCTGATGCCGCTGGCGTCCTTGAGCGGGCGCAGGTCGAGGATGCATTCGTGGGCCACCAGGCCATTGCTGCCGCTGTACAGCACCGGATAGTGCTCTTCCAGGCGGCGGGCGATGTAGTTGGCATTGAGAATGGCCATCTGCGAAGCGCGCTTGAGCCCCGCCCCGCCCATCATGCGGATGTACATCCAGGTGATGGGCAGGATGCTGGCGCTGCCGAACGGTGCAGCGCAGACCGCCCCAGTGGTGTTCTCCAGCGCCGCATGACCGGGCAGGAACGGAGCCAGATGGGATTTGACGCCGATCGGCCCGACGCCCGGTCCGCCACCGCCGTGGGGGATGCAGAAGGTCTTGTGCAGGTTCAGGTGCGAGACATCGCCGCCGAACTTGCCTGGGGCGCACAGCCCGACCATGGCATTCATGTTGGCGCCATCGATGTACACCTGGCCACCGTTGTCGTGGATCAGCGCGCAGATCTCACCGATGGCTTCTTCGAACACGCCGTGGGTCGATGGGTAGGTGATCATCAGCGCGGCGAGGTGCTCGCGGTGCTGGCTGGCCTTGGCCCGCAGATCGTCGACATCGACGTTGCCGCGCGCGTCGCAGGCAGTCACCACCACGCGCATGCCGGCCATGTGGGCCGTGGCCGGGTTGGTGCCGTGGGCCGAGGAGGGGATCAGGCAGATGTCGCGGTGGCTGTCGCCGCGGCTTCGGTGATAGGCGCGGATCGCCAGCAGGCCGGCATACTCGCCTTGCGAGCCGGCATTGGGCTGTAGCGACACCGCGTCGTAGCCGGTGGCAGCGCAGAGCATGGCCTGCAATTCGTCGGTCAGTTGCTGGTAACCCTGGCTTTGGCTGGCTGGGGCGAACGGGTGCAGGTTGCCGAATTCGGCCCAGGTCACCGGCATCATTTCGCTGGCCGCGTTGAGTTTCATGGTGCACGAGCCCAGCGGGATCATGCTGCGGTCCAGGGCCAGGTCCTTGTCGGCCAGGCGGCGCAGGTAGCGCATCAACTCGGTTTCGCTGTGGTAGCGGTTGAATACCGGGTGTTCGAGGTAGCCCGAGCGGCGCAGGAGGGCCTGCGGCAGGCGCGAAATGGGGCCTGCGACCAGGGCGTTGAAGTCGGGCAGGCGACCGCCTTCGGCGAACAGCCCCCACAGCGCTTCGACATCGGCTTGGGTGCTGGTTTCGTCCAGCGACAGGCCCACGTGCGTGGCGTCGATCTGGCGCAGGTTGAAGCGCTGTGCCCGGGCTTTTTCGTGAAGCGCGGCGGTGGTGGCGCCGGTGTTCAGGGTCAGGGTGTCGAAGCAGGTGCTGTTGAGCACCGAGACGCCGAGACTGTCGAGGCCGGCAGCGAGCACGGCAGTCAGCGTATGCGTGCGTTCGGCGATGCGCTTGAGGCCGGCGGGGCCATGATAGACGGCGTACATGCTGGCGATGTTGGCCAACAGCACCTGGGCGGTGCAGATGTTGCTGGTGGCCTTCTCGCGACGGATGTGCTGCTCGCGGGTCTGCATGGCCAGGCGCAGGGCGGTTTTGCCGAAGCGGTCGATCGACACGCCGACCAGGCGGCCCGGCATGTCGCGCTTGAACGCGTCGCGAGTGGCGAAGTACGCCGCATGTGGACCGCCAAAGCCCAGCGGCACGCCGAAGCGCTGGGCGCTGCCGATGGCCACGTCGGCACCGAACTCGCCCGGCGGGGTGAGCAGGGTCAGGGCCAGCAGGTCGGCGGCTACCGCCACCAACGCGTTGCCGTCGTGCAGGCTTTGGACCACTTCGCGGTAGTCGAACACTGCACCATGGCTGGCCGGGTACTGCAGCAGCGCACCGAAGTAGGCGCTGGTGTCCTGCAGCGCGAACTCATCGCCCACCACCACGTCGATGCCCAGCGGCTCTGCGCGGGTGCGCAGTACATCGAGGGTCTGCGGATGGCAATGCACGGAGGCGAAGAAGGCATTGCTGGCCTTGTTCTTCGACAGCCGCTTGCAGAAGGTCATGGCCTCGGCCGCAGCGGTGGCTTCATCGAGCAGCGAGGCGTTGGCGATCGGCAAACCGGTCAGGTCGCTGATCAGCGTCTGGAAGTTCAGCAGCGCCTCCAGGCGACCCTGGGAAATTTCCGGCTGATAGGGGGTGTAGGCGGTGTACCAGGCCGGGTTTTCCAGCAAATTGCGCAGGATCGGCGCCGGCGTGTGGGTGTTGTAGTAGCCCTGGCCGATGAAGCTTTTGAACAGCTCATTGCGTGCAGCGATGGTCTTGAGGGCGGCGAGCGCGTCGGCTTCGCTTTGCCCATCGGCATGACCGAGTACGCTGGTGCCCTTGATGCTCTCGGGAATGACCGCAGCGGTCATGGCTTCGAGCGAATCGAAGCCCAGGGTGTGCAGCATGCCCTGTTCGTCGGCGCTATTCGGGCCGATGTGGCGGGCGATGAATTCGTTGGCGGTGCCGAGGTTGCTGGTCATGGTGGTGATCCTCAGGCGTCGGCGTTGGCGTTGAGCAGGCGGTCGTAGGCATCCTGGTCGAGCAGGGCGGCCACTTCAGCCATGTCGGCGGGGACGAAGCGGAAGAACCAGCCTTGGCCCAGTGGGTCTTCGTTGACCTGTTCCGGGCTGTCATTGAGGTCTTCGTTGACGGCGACCACTGCGCCAGTGAGCGGCATGTACACACCGCTGGCGGCTTTGACCGATTCGACGGTGGCGGCTTCGGCACCTTTGTCGTAGTGCTGCAGCTCCGGCAGTTGCACGAAGACCACATCGCCCAAGGCGTTCTGGGCGTAAGCGGTAATGCCGACGGTGACGCTGCCGTCCGCTTCGACGCGCAGCCATTCGTGATCTTCGGTGAAACGCAACTCGCTCATGGGAAATCCTCGTAACGCAGGGGTCGATGGGCGCGGTGGTTCCGCGCTCTTGAGATGGGATTTCACCTAGCAATAATGCGGCCACTCGAATGGAAGCCCCTCAATTCAATGGGTTGGGAGCTTTTTGTGGGTGCGGGGGAGCGTGGAGATGGAATGAAAACGCTACGGCGCAAAAGTGGGAACAAAAGATCGACCAATCAAACCTTTGCAAAGACAAGCGCAATAGGGTTTGTACTGATTTCATTACGGTGTATTGAAATCAGTACGGCTGTGGTCGGCTTCAGGACTTTCCAGAGATGCCGTACTTACGCAAGCGCTGCGCAATGGCGGTATGCGAGGTATGCAGCCGCGCGGCGAGTTGGCGCGTCGAGGGGTAGCTGGCATAGAGCCGTTGCAGCAAACTGCGCTCGAAATCGCCGACGGCCTGTTCCAGGCTAGCCACTTCGCCATCCTGCCCGCGCGCGACCGACGTGCCCGCAATGTCCAGATCGCCAATGTCCACCAGGTGGCTTTCGCAAATGGCGGCAGCGCGGAAAATCACGTTCTGCAACTGGCGCACGTTGCCCGGCCAGGGGTTGGCCAGCAGCGCCTGGTGGGTGGCGGGCGCCAGGCGGCAGGGCGGGCGCTGGATCTGGGTGCAAGCCTGCTGCATGAAGTAGTGGGCCAGCATCAGGATGTCCTGCCCGCGGTCGCGCAGGGGCGGCACTTGCAGGTTGAGCACGTTCAGCCGATAGAACAGGTCTTCGCGGAAGCTTCCTTCAGCGACCATGCGCTCCAGGTCGCGGTGGGTGGCGCTGATGATGCGCACGTCGACCTTGACCTCACGGTCGCCGCCAACCCGGCGGAAGCTGCCGTCACTGAGAAAACGCAGCAGCTTGGCTTGCAGGTACGGCGACATTTCGCCGATCTCGTCGAGGAACACCGTGCCTTTGTTGGCCAGCTCCATCAGACCGGGCTTGCCGCCGCGCTGGGCGCCGGTGAAGGCGCCGGGGGCATAGCCGAACAGCTCGCTCTCGGCCAGACTCTCGGGCAGCGCGGCGCAGTTGAGTGCCAGGAATGGCGCGGCCTGGCGGCTGCTCAACGCATGGCAGGCGCGGGCCACCAGTTCCTTGCCGGTGCCGGTTTCGCCATGCACCAGCAGCGGCGCATCCAAGGTCGCCACGCGCAGGCCGCGGGCTTTGAGGGTGCGGATGACCGGCGACTCACCGAGCAGTGCATCGAAGCCTTCGGCGCGGTCGTGCCGCAGCGCCGACAGGCGCTCACCCATGCGGTTCGGCGGATACAGCGTGAGCAGGCCACCGGCCTGGGTGATCGGTGTGGCGTCGAGCAGCAGGCTCTGGCCATTGAGCTGCATTTCGCGCATGGGCAGGTGGAAGTTGTTGTCCAGCAGGGCCTGGAGCAGGTTGTCGTCGCCGAACAGCTCGCCCACCGAGCGGCCCGCCGATTCGCGCCCGCACAGGGCGATCAGTGCCGGGTTGGCCAGCAGCACCTTGCCGGCGCTGTCGACGGCCAGCACCGGATCACTCATGGCCGCCAGCAGGGCGTCGAGCTGCAGGTGACGGCGCTGGCCGGGCAGAATGTCGACCACCTCCACCGCCTGCACGCCGTGCACCTCGAACAGCGCATCGTGCAGTTCTTCGAGCACGGCAGGGCTCAGGGTCGGTGCGTCGATGTAGACATTGGGCGGAACCATCTCCACCGCATCGAGGTTGAGGTGACGGGCACCGAGCAGGGCCAGGACTTCCTGGGTGATGCCGACGCGGTCGATGAAGCTGACGTGGATGCGCATGGGGGCGAGCGGTCTTGAGACGAGAGGCAGCAGTATGCCTCGAGATGCCTG
Proteins encoded in this region:
- a CDS encoding cold-shock protein; its protein translation is MAERQNGTVKWFNDEKGYGFITPESGADLFVHFRAIEGNGFKSLKEGQKVTFEAVQGQKGMQADKVQVAE
- the gcvT gene encoding glycine cleavage system aminomethyltransferase GcvT; its protein translation is MTATLLKTPLHALHLELGARMVPFAGYDMPVQYPLGVLKEHLHTRSQAGLFDVSHMGQILLHGPGAATALESLVPVDIVDLPVGTQRYALFTDEQGGILDDLMVANLGDDTLFLVVNAACKEQDLAHLREHLGARCEVQPLFETRALLALQGPAAASVLQRLAPEVAQMTFMQVRRVTLLEADCLISRSGYTGEDGYEISVPTEHAEALARRLLAEPEVQPIGLGARDSLRLEAGLCLYGHDMDPDTSAVQASLWWAVSKARRADGARAGGFPGAERVFEQQREGVARKRVGLLPQERTPVREGADIVDGTGKTVGRVSSGGFGPTLNAPVAMGYVDSEHSALETPLFAVVRGKQVALRVSKMPFVVPRYYRG
- the gcvH gene encoding glycine cleavage system protein GcvH, yielding MSELRFTEDHEWLRVEADGSVTVGITAYAQNALGDVVFVQLPELQHYDKGAEAATVESVKAASGVYMPLTGAVVAVNEDLNDSPEQVNEDPLGQGWFFRFVPADMAEVAALLDQDAYDRLLNANADA
- a CDS encoding RDD family protein — translated: MTKPLLTPQGEFPPVGLGRRLAAMFYDFLLCTALLIVTAGVYKLIQMSIIGEARMRALTEAGALDGDPLLSTVLLFALFGFFAKFWTHGGQTLGMQVWGVRVQNADGSAITLWQALLRFVVSIASWLCLGLGFIWSLIDKHKRSWHDIYSETRLVRVPKSKK
- the gcvP gene encoding aminomethyl-transferring glycine dehydrogenase, whose protein sequence is MTSNLGTANEFIARHIGPNSADEQGMLHTLGFDSLEAMTAAVIPESIKGTSVLGHADGQSEADALAALKTIAARNELFKSFIGQGYYNTHTPAPILRNLLENPAWYTAYTPYQPEISQGRLEALLNFQTLISDLTGLPIANASLLDEATAAAEAMTFCKRLSKNKASNAFFASVHCHPQTLDVLRTRAEPLGIDVVVGDEFALQDTSAYFGALLQYPASHGAVFDYREVVQSLHDGNALVAVAADLLALTLLTPPGEFGADVAIGSAQRFGVPLGFGGPHAAYFATRDAFKRDMPGRLVGVSIDRFGKTALRLAMQTREQHIRREKATSNICTAQVLLANIASMYAVYHGPAGLKRIAERTHTLTAVLAAGLDSLGVSVLNSTCFDTLTLNTGATTAALHEKARAQRFNLRQIDATHVGLSLDETSTQADVEALWGLFAEGGRLPDFNALVAGPISRLPQALLRRSGYLEHPVFNRYHSETELMRYLRRLADKDLALDRSMIPLGSCTMKLNAASEMMPVTWAEFGNLHPFAPASQSQGYQQLTDELQAMLCAATGYDAVSLQPNAGSQGEYAGLLAIRAYHRSRGDSHRDICLIPSSAHGTNPATAHMAGMRVVVTACDARGNVDVDDLRAKASQHREHLAALMITYPSTHGVFEEAIGEICALIHDNGGQVYIDGANMNAMVGLCAPGKFGGDVSHLNLHKTFCIPHGGGGPGVGPIGVKSHLAPFLPGHAALENTTGAVCAAPFGSASILPITWMYIRMMGGAGLKRASQMAILNANYIARRLEEHYPVLYSGSNGLVAHECILDLRPLKDASGISVDDVAKRLIDFGFHAPTMSFPVAGTLMIEPTESESRQELDRFCEAMIQIREEIRAVENGSLDRDDNPLKNAPHTAAELVGDWAHGYSREQAVYPVASLMDNKYWPPVGRVDNVYGDRNLVCACPSIESYQDV
- a CDS encoding sigma-54-dependent transcriptional regulator — encoded protein: MRIHVSFIDRVGITQEVLALLGARHLNLDAVEMVPPNVYIDAPTLSPAVLEELHDALFEVHGVQAVEVVDILPGQRRHLQLDALLAAMSDPVLAVDSAGKVLLANPALIALCGRESAGRSVGELFGDDNLLQALLDNNFHLPMREMQLNGQSLLLDATPITQAGGLLTLYPPNRMGERLSALRHDRAEGFDALLGESPVIRTLKARGLRVATLDAPLLVHGETGTGKELVARACHALSSRQAAPFLALNCAALPESLAESELFGYAPGAFTGAQRGGKPGLMELANKGTVFLDEIGEMSPYLQAKLLRFLSDGSFRRVGGDREVKVDVRIISATHRDLERMVAEGSFREDLFYRLNVLNLQVPPLRDRGQDILMLAHYFMQQACTQIQRPPCRLAPATHQALLANPWPGNVRQLQNVIFRAAAICESHLVDIGDLDIAGTSVARGQDGEVASLEQAVGDFERSLLQRLYASYPSTRQLAARLHTSHTAIAQRLRKYGISGKS